A portion of the Tachyglossus aculeatus isolate mTacAcu1 chromosome 24, mTacAcu1.pri, whole genome shotgun sequence genome contains these proteins:
- the LOC119945103 gene encoding olfactory receptor 14A16-like: protein MAGGPLWNVVSCVYGGALRRGYFRQQRGPLEVVLIGVSVTVDFGCFFFMGVSYFHIFSTVLRIPSVQDRAKACPILLTLLVLNVCYVSVTIIQSAHNSLTNDSSISVRDCVTQVFFLVLLATTEIGILTLMSYDHYVAIYHPLCYVVVMDQRVCGKMATALCLWGGFLGLTHTASTRSLSFGDSNVIRHFLCDLTQLLALAPSNDDLREAFLPIASATLDFFCFLFIVISHFRVFPTVRTISSQEGRTKSFSTCLSHVTVITLFFSSGFFFAYLNRPQTFPRTWACCYLRSMP from the exons atggcgggcgggcctctctggaACGTTGTCTCgtgcgtctatggcggcgctctgaggagaggatacttCCGGCAGCAGCGAGGGCCcctcg AGGTCGTTCTGATAGGCGTTAGCGTCACGGTGGATTTCGGCTGCTTCTTTTTCATGGGGGTTTCCTATTTCCATATCTTCTCCACCGTGCTGAGGATCCCATCCGTGCAGGACAGAGCCAAAGCCTGCCCCATCTTGCT gacctTGTTAGTCCTCAATGTCTGCTATGTCTCCGTCACCATCATCCAATCcgcccacaactccctgaccaacgaCAGTTCCATCTCTGTCCGTGACTGTGTCACACAAGTATTTTTTCTTGTCTTACTTGCCACCACGGAGATAGGCATCCTCACGTTGATGTCCTACGATCACTACGTGGCCATCTACCATCCCCTGTGTTACGTTGTCGTCATGGACCAAcgggtctgtgggaagatggccaccgcctTATGCCTTTGGGGTGGTTTCTTGGGCCTCACGCACACTGCCAGTACACGTTCCTTGTCTTTTGGTGACTCGAACGTGATCCGTCACTTTCTCTGTGACTTGACCCAGTTACtggccctcgccccctccaatgATGACCTTAGGGAGGCGTTCTTGCCCATTGCCAGTGCTACTTTAGacttcttctgcttcctctttatAGTCATTTCCCATTTCCGCGTCTTCCCCACAGTGAGGACCATCTCTTCCCAAGAAGGCCGGACAAAatccttctctacctgcctgtcGCACGTCACCGTCATCACTCTGTTTTTctccagtgggtttttttttgcctaCTTAAACCGCCCTCAGACATTCCCTCGAACCTGGGCCTGCTGTTATCTGCGTTCTATGCCGTAG